Proteins encoded within one genomic window of Paracoccus sp. TOH:
- a CDS encoding dienelactone hydrolase-related enzyme produces MFLRLLDRWDEGRAVRGEQVKAIEDFALGAELAFPNAGHGLSLDGLCECAENAKADPAYYALPAGYDPQVEDGDGWLRFPSAVQSNIPPNDRVTAKITQNGPSRHALIVFHHWNASSRQGALAGYFARLGLAVVEISMPYHFERSRPGAAHADFMLSANVGRTLQSMRQAVLDGRTVVRWLLDRGFREISVLGMSLGSWVAGLVAAHDPAVSKASLFLTADSLADMVWTGRATRAIRQGLEPTMDLSRLRKAWGPADLGGYAQRLARSDLDLHVVLARRDTVVLPDLTRRFVGQLQAAGADPVIKELTCGHYSLALPPFGLMAGMSLKHFLESDSG; encoded by the coding sequence GTGTTTCTTAGGCTGTTGGACCGTTGGGACGAGGGCCGGGCCGTTCGCGGGGAACAGGTCAAGGCAATCGAAGATTTCGCTCTTGGAGCGGAGCTTGCTTTTCCGAATGCGGGGCATGGGTTGTCGCTGGATGGGTTATGCGAGTGCGCCGAGAATGCGAAAGCTGATCCCGCCTATTACGCGCTTCCGGCTGGATATGACCCACAGGTAGAAGATGGGGATGGCTGGCTTCGTTTCCCGTCAGCAGTTCAGTCGAACATTCCGCCAAATGATCGTGTCACGGCCAAGATCACCCAGAATGGGCCATCCAGACACGCGCTGATTGTTTTTCATCATTGGAACGCATCCTCGCGCCAAGGCGCTCTGGCGGGCTATTTTGCGCGCCTCGGCTTGGCCGTGGTCGAGATTTCGATGCCCTATCACTTCGAGCGCAGCCGCCCCGGCGCGGCTCATGCGGATTTTATGCTGAGTGCCAATGTCGGCAGGACGCTGCAATCGATGCGTCAGGCGGTCTTGGATGGGCGAACGGTTGTCCGGTGGCTGCTTGATCGCGGATTTCGGGAGATTTCTGTTCTTGGGATGAGCTTAGGATCGTGGGTGGCCGGTCTGGTCGCGGCGCACGATCCGGCCGTGTCGAAGGCGTCGTTGTTTCTGACCGCTGACAGCTTGGCTGATATGGTGTGGACGGGGCGAGCTACCCGCGCCATACGACAGGGCTTGGAACCTACCATGGACCTTTCTCGCTTGCGAAAGGCTTGGGGGCCAGCCGATCTGGGAGGCTATGCCCAGCGCCTCGCACGGTCTGATCTGGATTTGCATGTGGTGCTCGCTCGCCGCGACACCGTGGTTCTGCCCGACCTGACCAGAAGGTTCGTGGGGCAGTTACAGGCGGCTGGCGCCGATCCCGTCATAAAGGAATTGACCTGTGGGCATTACTCCTTGGCGCTACCC